In Sphingobacterium zeae, one genomic interval encodes:
- a CDS encoding glutamate-5-semialdehyde dehydrogenase — protein sequence MSKSIIEQLQAASKAKNLLQKLAPETKITLLNAIADALVEQESVILQANKSDLDRMSDEDPKKDRLLLNSDRLKGLADSVKQIAQLADPTDQLLLKKQLPNGLEIEKITVPLGVVGVIYESRPNVTIDVAALCIQSGNVCLLRGGSDALHTNEALLKVIHDILEQHGIATTIVQLLPVDRKHVSELLEATSYVDIIIPRGSQSLINFVRENAKVPVIETGAGVCHTYVDSTADLDMAARIVANAKISRPSVCNSLDTVLIDKDVVTEFLVKLAPYLEEAQVEVFADATTYQVLKNENFSNLKRAEEADFGREFLDLKCSVKTVDGLDEALEHIGKYSSKHSECIVSSNELHIEQFLNTVDAAAVYANASTRFTDGGEFGLGAEIGISTQKLHARGPFALEKLVTEKWIVRGNGQIR from the coding sequence ATGAGTAAATCCATTATAGAACAACTTCAGGCAGCATCCAAAGCTAAAAATTTGTTGCAGAAGCTAGCACCTGAAACCAAAATAACGCTTTTAAATGCTATTGCAGATGCGCTTGTCGAACAGGAGTCGGTTATATTACAGGCCAATAAAAGTGATTTGGACCGCATGTCTGATGAAGATCCAAAAAAAGACCGTCTCTTGCTCAACAGTGATCGCCTAAAAGGTTTGGCCGATAGTGTTAAGCAGATAGCACAGTTGGCGGACCCAACAGATCAGTTATTATTGAAAAAGCAATTACCCAATGGATTGGAAATAGAAAAGATCACTGTTCCGCTTGGCGTTGTTGGGGTGATTTATGAATCGCGGCCTAATGTGACTATTGATGTTGCTGCTTTATGTATTCAGTCGGGCAATGTTTGCTTATTGCGGGGTGGTTCCGATGCATTACATACCAATGAAGCGCTTTTGAAAGTTATTCACGATATCTTGGAACAGCATGGTATTGCAACAACTATTGTACAACTGTTGCCTGTCGATAGAAAACATGTTTCGGAATTGTTGGAAGCGACGTCTTATGTGGATATTATCATCCCACGTGGGTCGCAGTCATTAATCAATTTTGTGCGGGAAAACGCCAAGGTACCTGTGATTGAGACAGGGGCAGGAGTATGCCATACGTATGTCGACAGTACCGCAGATTTGGATATGGCAGCGAGGATTGTCGCGAATGCTAAAATTTCTAGACCTTCTGTCTGTAACTCCTTAGATACAGTTTTGATCGATAAGGATGTTGTAACGGAATTTTTAGTTAAACTGGCTCCGTATCTCGAAGAGGCTCAAGTTGAAGTGTTTGCTGACGCTACTACCTATCAGGTACTAAAAAATGAGAATTTTTCAAATTTAAAGCGAGCAGAAGAGGCGGATTTTGGAAGGGAATTTTTAGATTTGAAATGTTCGGTAAAAACCGTTGACGGTTTGGATGAAGCGCTGGAACATATTGGAAAATATTCTTCCAAACATTCGGAGTGCATCGTCTCTTCCAATGAACTTCATATTGAACAGTTTTTAAATACAGTGGATGCCGCTGCGGTGTATGCCAATGCGTCGACACGCTTTACAGATGGCGGAGAATTTGGACTTGGCGCTGAAATAGGAATTTCTACTCAAAAATTGCATGCACGGGGGCCATTTGCATTGGAAAAGTTGGTAACAGAAAAATGGATTGTCCGTGGCAACGGTCAGATTCGATAA
- the proB gene encoding glutamate 5-kinase, producing MKKPILVVKFGSASITTKEGEVDERIVLEIARQIASLQKKYNIVLVSSGAVAAGKRFLPSYTGTLSQRKAAAAIGNPILINTYSTYFRPFKISLAQSLCERHHFSNRDQFLQLKNTYEELWRNNVIPIANENDVVSNKELKFSDNDELATLIAVGFGAEKLLFSTSVPGVLDANNKIIPQIETIDRDILGLARKDKSSVGLGGMTSKLNFARLANQMGIAVVIFSMQTEDAIQKAVKHETGTLCLAQSKKISSRKKWLASGSLIKGELMVDRGAEEALLKHKSLLAVGVTRIVEHFEKGEVLNIVNLEGLTVAVARAKMDSSALSQSSKKNIEIAHANDIVLL from the coding sequence ATGAAAAAGCCAATTCTTGTTGTCAAATTTGGATCGGCTTCTATTACCACGAAAGAGGGAGAAGTTGATGAACGTATTGTTTTGGAGATCGCTAGACAAATTGCTTCCTTACAAAAGAAATACAATATTGTCTTGGTCTCTTCGGGTGCTGTTGCCGCCGGTAAACGTTTTCTACCCAGTTATACAGGAACATTATCGCAACGTAAAGCTGCTGCCGCCATCGGTAACCCCATATTGATTAATACGTATTCAACCTACTTCAGACCGTTTAAAATTTCGTTGGCGCAAAGTTTATGTGAGCGACATCATTTTTCAAACCGGGATCAATTTCTGCAATTGAAAAATACCTATGAGGAATTGTGGCGGAACAACGTTATTCCCATCGCCAATGAAAATGATGTGGTGAGTAATAAGGAACTGAAATTTTCAGATAATGATGAACTGGCCACGTTAATTGCCGTTGGTTTTGGGGCTGAAAAATTGCTATTTAGCACTTCCGTACCCGGCGTGTTGGATGCAAACAACAAAATTATACCCCAAATCGAAACTATTGATAGGGATATTTTAGGTTTAGCGAGAAAAGATAAGTCGTCCGTTGGATTGGGTGGAATGACCTCGAAATTGAATTTTGCCCGATTAGCCAATCAGATGGGGATTGCTGTTGTGATTTTTAGCATGCAAACTGAGGATGCCATCCAGAAAGCAGTGAAACATGAGACTGGTACCTTGTGTCTGGCGCAAAGTAAGAAGATTTCTTCCCGCAAGAAGTGGCTTGCGAGCGGGAGTTTAATTAAAGGAGAATTGATGGTTGACCGCGGAGCAGAGGAAGCGTTATTGAAGCACAAAAGTCTACTGGCCGTCGGTGTTACACGCATCGTCGAGCATTTTGAAAAGGGAGAAGTGTTAAATATTGTCAATCTAGAAGGCTTAACCGTGGCCGTTGCCCGGGCAAAAATGGATTCATCCGCTTTATCTCAGTCCAGTAAAAAAAATATAGAAATTGCACACGCAAATGATATCGTCTTGTTATGA
- the uvrB gene encoding excinuclease ABC subunit UvrB, with amino-acid sequence MKFELTSEYKPTGDQPEAIRQLVAGVEQAEQYQTLLGVTGSGKTFTVANVIQETQKPTLILSHNKTLAAQLYGEFKQFFPNNSVNYFVSYYDYYQPEAFIASTNTYIEKDLAINEEIEKLRLATTSALMSGRRDVVVVSSVSCIYGMGNPEDFSRSIFRFGVGMTVTRNAFLHKLVEILYSRTTTEFKRGTFRVKGDTVDIYPAYLDFAIRVSFFGDEIDELSEIDPVSGKTLHKMEDLALFPANLFVTPKEKFKESIWAIQDELMQRKTQLEDEGLMLEAKRLEERVNYDLEMMRELGYCSGIENYSRFFDGRQPGMRPFCLLDYFPEDYLLVIDESHVTLPQLRAMYGGDRSRKVSLVEHGFRLPAALDNRPLNFPEFESLTNQTIYVSATPGDYELQQTEGVVVEQVIRPTGLLDPIIEVRPAINQVDDFLEEVDKTIKEGGRVLATTLTKRMAEELSKYMTKLNLKVRYIHSEIKTLERVEILRGLRLGEFDILVGVNLLREGLDLPEVTLVAILDADKEGFLRSERSLIQTIGRAARNDKGRVIMYADKMTDSMRVTIDETNRRRDKQMKYNQEHGITPRTVGKTREEILEQTSVADFSGIEPKIYVEPDPSQAVAADPVMQYLSEKDLKKAIDNVRKKMDKAAKEMDFLEAAKYRDEMFSLEKLYEERFSF; translated from the coding sequence ATGAAATTTGAATTGACATCAGAGTATAAGCCGACCGGCGATCAGCCAGAAGCAATTCGGCAATTGGTTGCTGGAGTAGAGCAGGCAGAGCAATATCAAACGCTTTTGGGGGTGACGGGATCGGGTAAGACCTTTACGGTGGCCAATGTGATTCAGGAAACGCAAAAGCCAACATTGATTTTAAGCCATAATAAAACTTTGGCGGCTCAATTGTATGGTGAATTCAAGCAGTTCTTCCCCAATAATTCAGTCAACTATTTTGTATCCTATTACGATTATTATCAGCCCGAAGCTTTTATTGCTTCTACAAACACTTACATCGAGAAGGATTTGGCGATTAACGAAGAAATTGAAAAGTTGCGCTTGGCCACCACTTCCGCTTTGATGTCGGGGCGTCGTGATGTCGTTGTGGTTTCTTCAGTGTCTTGTATCTACGGTATGGGAAATCCGGAAGATTTCTCCCGTTCTATCTTTCGATTCGGCGTAGGAATGACGGTTACGAGAAATGCTTTTCTGCATAAATTAGTTGAAATTTTATATTCACGCACAACAACAGAGTTTAAACGTGGTACATTTCGCGTTAAAGGAGATACTGTGGATATTTATCCAGCGTATCTGGATTTTGCAATTCGTGTGTCCTTCTTTGGGGATGAAATTGATGAATTGAGTGAGATAGATCCTGTATCTGGTAAAACGCTCCATAAAATGGAAGATTTAGCCCTTTTTCCGGCAAATCTTTTCGTTACGCCGAAGGAAAAATTTAAAGAATCGATTTGGGCCATTCAAGATGAATTGATGCAACGGAAAACGCAACTGGAAGACGAGGGCTTAATGCTGGAGGCGAAGCGTTTAGAGGAGCGGGTCAATTATGATCTGGAAATGATGCGTGAACTGGGCTATTGTTCGGGGATTGAAAATTATTCCCGCTTTTTTGATGGTAGACAACCGGGGATGCGTCCTTTCTGTTTGCTGGATTATTTTCCGGAAGATTACCTGTTGGTCATTGATGAGAGTCACGTGACCTTACCACAATTACGTGCGATGTATGGTGGCGACCGATCGCGAAAAGTTTCCTTGGTAGAACATGGGTTTAGATTGCCTGCGGCTTTGGATAACAGACCCTTAAACTTTCCGGAGTTTGAATCCTTGACAAACCAGACAATTTATGTGTCAGCTACCCCTGGTGATTATGAACTGCAACAGACAGAAGGCGTGGTGGTTGAACAGGTGATTCGTCCTACGGGGCTTCTAGATCCGATTATTGAAGTGAGGCCAGCGATCAATCAAGTCGATGATTTCTTGGAAGAGGTGGATAAGACCATCAAAGAAGGAGGGCGTGTGCTGGCAACTACCTTGACGAAACGTATGGCGGAAGAACTTTCCAAATATATGACCAAGCTGAACTTAAAAGTCCGTTATATACATTCGGAAATTAAAACCTTGGAGCGGGTAGAGATCTTACGCGGCCTTCGATTAGGTGAATTTGATATTTTGGTCGGCGTGAACTTATTGCGTGAGGGACTTGATTTACCGGAGGTTACACTGGTTGCTATTCTCGATGCGGATAAGGAAGGTTTTTTGCGTTCTGAACGTTCGCTTATTCAGACGATCGGTCGTGCTGCCCGGAATGATAAAGGTCGGGTTATTATGTATGCAGACAAAATGACCGACAGTATGCGTGTGACGATCGATGAAACCAATCGACGCCGAGACAAACAGATGAAATATAACCAGGAACATGGCATTACTCCGCGTACAGTCGGCAAAACTAGAGAGGAAATATTGGAGCAGACTTCTGTCGCCGATTTCTCCGGTATTGAACCTAAAATTTATGTCGAGCCGGATCCATCGCAGGCTGTTGCAGCTGATCCTGTCATGCAGTATCTCAGTGAAAAAGATTTGAAAAAAGCGATTGATAACGTGCGTAAAAAAATGGATAAAGCCGCGAAAGAAATGGATTTCTTGGAAGCTGCCAAATACCGTGATGAAATGTTCTCCCTCGAGAAGCTTTATGAAGAACGGTTCTCCTTCTAA
- the upp gene encoding uracil phosphoribosyltransferase: MVTILSTQNSIANHFIAELRDIHIQQDRMRFRRNLERLGEIFAYEISKTMTYTPIEVETPLGVAKTQLLMEQPVLATILRAGLPFHQGLLNVFDRADNTFIAAYRHTKKSGEFEIHKEYVNTPNLDNRTVIVVDPMLATGKSLVLCCRDLLTEYDIKELHIVAAIASEEGINHVQAFIPTAHIWVGDVDRELTSKAYIVPGLGDAGDLAYGAKHH, encoded by the coding sequence ATGGTTACTATTCTATCTACCCAAAATAGCATTGCAAATCATTTTATCGCCGAGTTGAGAGATATTCATATTCAACAGGATCGCATGCGTTTCCGCCGGAATTTGGAACGATTGGGTGAAATTTTTGCTTATGAGATCAGCAAAACGATGACCTATACGCCCATTGAAGTTGAAACTCCGCTGGGTGTGGCCAAAACTCAACTCCTGATGGAACAGCCCGTACTCGCTACGATTCTGAGAGCGGGTCTTCCCTTTCATCAAGGGCTATTGAATGTATTTGACCGCGCCGACAATACGTTTATTGCCGCCTACCGACATACCAAAAAAAGCGGCGAGTTTGAGATCCACAAGGAATATGTGAATACTCCCAATTTAGACAACCGCACCGTGATTGTAGTGGACCCCATGTTGGCGACCGGAAAAAGCCTGGTGTTATGCTGCAGAGATCTCTTGACCGAGTATGACATCAAAGAATTGCACATTGTTGCGGCTATCGCTTCCGAAGAAGGAATAAATCATGTGCAGGCGTTCATTCCAACAGCGCACATCTGGGTAGGTGACGTTGATCGCGAACTGACCTCCAAAGCCTATATTGTACCGGGGCTCGGCGACGCAGGAGATTTGGCCTATGGTGCAAAACACCACTAA
- a CDS encoding ribonuclease H-like YkuK family protein: protein MRWQKYNGESIRSTIFDAVEEVIKREEALGNKLKVYIGTDSQVKRGIIDFATVIVFLREHKGGFMFIQRDKRHHRMSIKERMLLEVQKSIDIAYQLCPLLEKHKVDLEVHADINTNPNFQSNVALKEAMGYIMGMGFVFKAKPESFASTNCANKQVQ from the coding sequence ATGAGATGGCAAAAATACAATGGCGAATCCATTCGCTCCACAATTTTCGATGCTGTTGAAGAAGTCATAAAACGCGAAGAGGCCCTCGGGAATAAGCTCAAAGTTTATATCGGCACCGATTCCCAAGTCAAGCGGGGCATCATCGACTTTGCCACAGTCATCGTCTTTCTCCGGGAACATAAAGGTGGATTTATGTTTATCCAACGTGACAAAAGGCACCACCGAATGAGCATTAAAGAGAGGATGCTGCTCGAAGTGCAAAAATCCATCGACATAGCCTATCAACTCTGCCCCCTCCTCGAAAAACACAAAGTGGACCTTGAAGTCCACGCCGACATCAACACCAATCCAAATTTCCAGTCAAACGTCGCTCTAAAGGAAGCCATGGGCTATATTATGGGGATGGGATTTGTCTTTAAGGCCAAGCCGGAGTCTTTTGCCAGTACCAACTGTGCCAATAAACAGGTTCAATAA
- a CDS encoding ATP-binding protein, with protein MGKDFIKIAVVGPESTGKSTMAQFLAKEFQTVCVPEYSRYYCQSLNNKYTLQDEINMFYGQVALEEALVPLAQGQLLICDTTFLTVKIWSDYLFGHTPEEVTHKIQQHRYDLYLLMDIDLPWQDDPLRDFPEQREHFMGIWKSELTALSAPYRIVSGLGEQRLENGLHAVNDFLTLI; from the coding sequence GTGGGAAAAGATTTCATAAAAATTGCCGTTGTTGGTCCCGAGTCAACGGGAAAATCAACGATGGCACAATTTCTTGCCAAGGAATTTCAGACGGTATGCGTGCCCGAATATTCACGTTATTATTGCCAAAGCCTCAACAATAAATACACCTTACAGGACGAAATCAATATGTTTTATGGACAGGTCGCCTTGGAGGAAGCGCTGGTCCCTTTAGCCCAAGGACAGCTCCTGATCTGTGACACGACCTTCCTTACCGTAAAAATCTGGTCTGATTATCTATTTGGCCATACTCCAGAGGAAGTGACTCATAAAATTCAACAACATCGCTATGACCTATATTTACTTATGGATATCGACCTTCCTTGGCAAGACGATCCGTTACGGGATTTTCCCGAACAGCGTGAACATTTCATGGGGATCTGGAAAAGTGAATTAACAGCTCTTAGTGCACCATATCGCATTGTGTCGGGGCTCGGTGAGCAACGCCTTGAAAATGGCCTTCATGCGGTAAATGATTTTCTGACATTGATTTGA
- a CDS encoding BrxA/BrxB family bacilliredoxin — translation MYPEYLVAPMRQELVDAGFEELKTPEAVDQAIASEGTVFVVVNSVCGCAAANARPAAKAAVKNEKHPAKLVTVFAGMETDAVNTARNYMLPYPPSSPAMALFKDGKLVHMIERHMIEGRPAQMIADNLVAAFDEYC, via the coding sequence ATGTATCCAGAATATTTAGTAGCTCCAATGCGTCAAGAATTAGTTGATGCAGGATTCGAAGAATTAAAAACACCTGAAGCAGTTGATCAGGCTATTGCATCAGAAGGAACAGTTTTTGTGGTTGTCAACTCTGTTTGTGGCTGCGCTGCAGCAAATGCACGTCCAGCTGCAAAAGCTGCTGTAAAAAACGAAAAACACCCAGCTAAATTGGTAACTGTTTTTGCAGGTATGGAAACGGATGCAGTAAACACTGCACGTAACTACATGTTGCCTTACCCTCCATCTTCACCTGCAATGGCTTTATTTAAAGACGGGAAATTGGTACACATGATTGAAAGACATATGATTGAAGGTCGCCCGGCACAAATGATTGCTGACAATTTAGTTGCAGCATTTGACGAGTACTGTTAA
- a CDS encoding amidohydrolase, with the protein MDLIVYHAQVYTVDSTFSTAQAFAVKDGKFIAIGSDDEIQRKYEAIEKIDAQGKAIYPGFYDAHAHLFDEAELMDQVDLNGADSFEEVIQRVKNYRQKNPDKPWLIGAGWDQNRWKDKAFPTKDLLDKAFPDIPVYLMRVDYHAAVANSKALEWAKLTSIPIIRGGVVGGTNDTPNGLLIDNAMDLVNKTIPVPSEKEYLRMLKRTQDSLLSVGLTSIVDAGLSKERLDLLKKYYREGQLKIRDYAMILGNPQNIKSFIDEGFYETDRFEIKGFKLLADGALGSRGACLLAHYHDAPTHGFLLHSPQEYEAMIKQIAESKFQANTHAIGDSANRIILDIYGKYLHNNGDRRWRIEHAQIISPADFDKFRKYQIIPSVQPTHATSDMYWAKDRLGEERMKGAYAYKHLLEEYGKLALGSDFPVEHFNPLYGFHAAVARVDKKGYPNHGFQMQDAISREDALKGMTIWAAYSCFQEKKRGSIEIGKDADFIILEKDILKIPNEQLRNVKTARTVIAGETVFKR; encoded by the coding sequence GTGGACCTTATTGTTTATCATGCGCAAGTATATACCGTAGATTCCACGTTTAGCACGGCACAGGCATTTGCGGTCAAAGATGGTAAATTTATTGCCATCGGTTCAGATGATGAAATACAGCGAAAGTACGAAGCAATAGAAAAAATTGACGCACAGGGGAAGGCCATTTATCCGGGATTCTACGATGCCCATGCGCATTTATTTGACGAAGCCGAACTAATGGATCAAGTTGACCTAAACGGCGCCGATTCTTTCGAGGAGGTCATTCAACGTGTCAAAAATTACAGGCAGAAGAATCCTGATAAACCCTGGCTAATCGGTGCGGGTTGGGACCAAAATCGCTGGAAAGATAAAGCTTTTCCTACCAAAGACTTGTTGGATAAAGCATTCCCTGATATTCCCGTTTATCTCATGCGGGTAGATTATCATGCGGCGGTTGCCAATTCTAAGGCGCTTGAATGGGCAAAATTAACGAGTATCCCTATCATTCGCGGTGGTGTGGTCGGCGGGACTAATGATACGCCCAATGGTCTTTTGATCGACAATGCAATGGATCTTGTCAATAAGACAATTCCGGTTCCGAGTGAAAAAGAATATTTAAGAATGCTCAAGCGAACGCAAGACTCCCTCCTTTCCGTCGGTCTTACCTCCATTGTAGACGCAGGTTTATCAAAAGAAAGACTCGATCTGCTCAAGAAATACTATCGGGAAGGGCAGTTGAAAATTAGAGATTATGCCATGATCCTAGGCAATCCGCAAAATATCAAGTCATTTATCGATGAGGGCTTCTATGAAACAGACCGTTTCGAGATCAAAGGATTTAAACTGCTCGCGGATGGCGCATTGGGATCCCGTGGTGCATGCCTCCTTGCACATTACCACGATGCGCCTACACATGGTTTTCTCCTCCATAGCCCTCAAGAATACGAAGCCATGATCAAACAGATTGCCGAAAGTAAGTTTCAGGCAAATACCCATGCGATAGGCGATTCGGCCAATCGTATTATATTGGATATTTATGGCAAATACCTCCACAATAATGGCGATCGTAGATGGCGAATCGAGCACGCCCAAATTATATCGCCTGCAGATTTTGATAAGTTTCGAAAATATCAAATCATACCATCTGTACAACCCACACATGCCACCTCCGATATGTACTGGGCCAAAGATCGACTCGGTGAAGAACGCATGAAAGGTGCTTACGCTTATAAGCATCTGTTGGAAGAATATGGAAAACTCGCTTTGGGGAGTGATTTTCCGGTCGAACATTTCAATCCCTTATATGGTTTCCACGCGGCAGTAGCCCGCGTCGACAAAAAAGGATATCCTAACCACGGATTTCAGATGCAAGACGCGATAAGCCGTGAAGACGCTTTGAAAGGAATGACAATCTGGGCGGCATACTCCTGTTTTCAGGAGAAAAAAAGAGGAAGTATCGAAATAGGAAAAGATGCGGATTTTATTATCCTCGAAAAGGATATCTTGAAAATTCCGAATGAGCAACTGCGAAATGTAAAAACAGCACGAACAGTAATTGCAGGTGAGACTGTGTTTAAAAGATAA
- a CDS encoding GLPGLI family protein — protein sequence MKYSLSLLLSLATQLLFAQERTPAIAKVHYEFKHVNDSTQRDQFIRDETVVYLNQEASYYTSYSSKRMQDEVKKQMEGPSFDGTLNITTRSTPSSSSYLLDANQNKMIEVVSVASDNFAIPQAYPTQDWEILSDRKEIGGYNCQNAKTTFKGRTYIAWFTTELPFPYGPWKLHGLPGLILDARDTKNEVIFAYAGFDKIEDGKTSVALPQNAIVSTAEEVKKVQEAFKANPQAYMQAQSGKNRTISIGASGSMVAVRSSSGSGGGSPAGALDPSKIKSFNILKDDKYKPSKVTNNPIELTP from the coding sequence ATGAAATATTCATTATCACTTCTATTATCCTTAGCGACGCAGCTGTTATTTGCACAAGAACGTACTCCAGCAATCGCTAAAGTACATTACGAATTCAAGCATGTAAATGACAGCACCCAACGGGATCAATTTATACGCGACGAGACAGTCGTTTACCTGAATCAAGAGGCCAGCTACTACACATCATATTCATCCAAGCGCATGCAAGATGAGGTCAAAAAACAAATGGAGGGCCCCAGTTTCGACGGTACACTAAACATTACTACGCGCTCGACACCATCAAGCTCTTCCTATTTATTAGACGCCAATCAAAACAAAATGATCGAAGTGGTCAGCGTTGCCAGTGACAATTTTGCCATTCCACAGGCTTACCCTACTCAAGATTGGGAAATACTGAGTGATCGCAAAGAAATTGGTGGCTACAATTGCCAGAACGCAAAAACAACATTCAAAGGCCGGACCTATATCGCCTGGTTTACAACCGAACTTCCGTTTCCCTATGGCCCCTGGAAACTCCATGGTCTTCCTGGCCTAATTCTGGATGCCCGTGACACAAAAAATGAGGTGATTTTTGCTTACGCCGGATTCGACAAAATTGAGGATGGCAAAACATCGGTGGCCCTGCCGCAAAACGCCATCGTAAGTACTGCAGAAGAGGTAAAAAAAGTTCAGGAAGCCTTTAAGGCCAATCCACAAGCTTATATGCAAGCCCAATCGGGAAAAAACAGAACCATTAGTATAGGTGCATCGGGAAGTATGGTTGCAGTTAGATCCAGTTCCGGCTCTGGAGGAGGCTCCCCTGCTGGTGCTTTGGATCCGTCAAAAATAAAGAGTTTCAATATTTTAAAAGACGATAAATACAAACCTTCAAAAGTTACCAACAATCCCATAGAGCTGACGCCTTAA
- the lipA gene encoding lipoyl synthase, translated as MIELPVIPATPAQRKPDWLRVKLPVGKEYRHVRSLVDEHKLHTICESGNCPNMGECWGAGTATFMILGNICTRSCSFCAVATGRPLAVDLDEPNRVANSVKLMQVKHCVITSVDRDDLKDGGSIIWAETISAIRRESPETTLETLLPDFKGQWDNLDRVIAVRPEVVSHNLETVRRLTREVRVQAKYDRSLECLRRISEAGLRTKSGIMLGLGETEEDVIEAMQDLYNVGVHILTLGQYLQPTKAHHPVIEWITPAQFEKYQKIGLEMGFKYVESGPLVRSSYHAEKHLFDMQ; from the coding sequence ATGATTGAACTTCCAGTTATTCCGGCAACTCCTGCACAGCGCAAGCCTGATTGGTTGCGTGTCAAATTGCCTGTTGGTAAAGAATATAGACATGTCAGAAGTCTTGTAGACGAGCATAAATTACATACAATTTGTGAGAGTGGAAATTGTCCGAATATGGGCGAATGTTGGGGGGCGGGAACGGCAACCTTCATGATTTTGGGAAATATCTGTACACGCTCTTGTTCGTTTTGTGCGGTAGCAACTGGCCGTCCTCTGGCGGTTGATTTGGATGAACCTAATCGTGTAGCCAATTCTGTCAAGTTGATGCAGGTAAAACACTGTGTGATTACTTCGGTGGATCGTGACGATCTAAAGGATGGTGGTTCAATTATTTGGGCCGAGACCATCAGCGCTATCCGCAGAGAAAGCCCTGAAACGACATTGGAAACACTTCTGCCGGATTTTAAAGGACAATGGGATAATTTGGACCGCGTGATCGCAGTTCGCCCCGAAGTTGTTTCACACAACTTGGAAACGGTTCGTCGTCTGACAAGAGAAGTTCGTGTACAAGCTAAATATGATCGTTCATTGGAATGTCTTCGCCGAATTTCTGAAGCTGGACTCCGTACAAAATCAGGTATTATGCTTGGTTTGGGTGAAACAGAGGAAGATGTTATCGAGGCAATGCAAGATTTATATAACGTTGGGGTGCATATTTTGACACTGGGTCAATATTTACAGCCTACGAAAGCGCACCATCCTGTCATCGAATGGATTACACCGGCCCAATTTGAGAAATATCAGAAAATTGGTTTGGAAATGGGATTCAAGTATGTGGAGTCTGGGCCGCTGGTTCGTTCTTCTTATCATGCTGAGAAACATTTATTCGATATGCAATAG